A region from the Mycolicibacterium litorale genome encodes:
- a CDS encoding Mrp/NBP35 family ATP-binding protein translates to MSENPDERQAAIRAALAKVIDPELRRPITELGMVKAITIAPDDSVHVAVYLTTAACPKRNEITTQVQQAVADVPGTGAVRVSLDVMNDEQRAELRKQLRGDSREPVIPFAQPGSLTRVYAVASGKGGVGKSSVTVNLAAAMAARGLSVGLLDADIYGHSVPRMMGTTDRPTQVDSMILPPIAHDVKVISIAMFTQGNTPVVWRGPMLHRALQQFLADVFWGDLDVLLLDLPPGTGDVAISVAQLIPGAEILVVTTPQLAAAEVAERAGAIALQTRQRIVGVVENMSGLLMPDGSTMQLFGEGGGRQVAESLTRSVGADVPLLGQVPLDPALVAAGDSGVPLVLSAPDSPAGKELRSIADALSARKRGLAGMSLGLDPAGR, encoded by the coding sequence ATGTCCGAAAATCCCGATGAACGCCAGGCCGCGATCCGCGCCGCGCTGGCCAAGGTGATCGACCCCGAACTGCGACGACCGATCACCGAGCTCGGCATGGTCAAGGCGATCACCATCGCGCCGGACGACAGCGTGCACGTCGCGGTCTACCTGACCACCGCCGCATGCCCCAAGCGCAACGAGATCACCACGCAGGTGCAGCAGGCGGTCGCCGACGTCCCCGGCACCGGCGCGGTGCGGGTCAGCCTCGACGTGATGAACGACGAGCAGCGCGCCGAACTGCGCAAGCAGTTGCGGGGCGACTCGCGCGAACCCGTGATCCCGTTCGCCCAGCCCGGCTCGCTGACCCGGGTCTACGCCGTCGCCTCCGGTAAGGGCGGCGTCGGCAAGTCGAGCGTCACGGTGAACCTGGCGGCGGCGATGGCCGCCCGCGGCCTGTCCGTCGGTCTGCTCGACGCCGACATCTACGGCCACTCGGTGCCGCGCATGATGGGCACCACCGACCGACCCACCCAGGTCGACTCGATGATCCTGCCGCCCATCGCCCACGACGTGAAGGTCATCTCGATCGCGATGTTCACGCAGGGCAACACCCCGGTGGTGTGGCGCGGCCCGATGCTGCACCGGGCGTTGCAGCAGTTCCTCGCCGACGTCTTCTGGGGCGATCTCGACGTCCTGCTGCTCGACCTCCCGCCGGGCACCGGTGACGTGGCGATCTCGGTGGCCCAGCTGATCCCCGGCGCGGAGATCCTCGTCGTCACCACACCGCAGCTGGCCGCCGCGGAGGTGGCCGAACGGGCCGGCGCGATCGCGCTGCAGACCCGCCAGCGCATCGTCGGCGTGGTGGAGAACATGTCCGGTCTGCTGATGCCCGACGGTTCGACGATGCAGCTGTTCGGTGAGGGCGGTGGCCGCCAGGTCGCCGAGTCGCTCACCCGGTCCGTCGGCGCGGACGTCCCGCTGCTCGGTCAGGTGCCGCTGGATCCGGCGCTGGTCGCCGCGGGCGACTCCGGCGTGCCGCTGGTGCTGTCGGCACCCGACTCGCCGGCGGGCAAGGAGCTGCGCAGCATCGCCGACGCGCTGTCGGCGCGCAAACGGGGGCTGGCCGGGATGTCGCTCGGGCTGGACCCCGCGGGCCGCTGA